A single window of Montipora capricornis isolate CH-2021 chromosome 14, ASM3666992v2, whole genome shotgun sequence DNA harbors:
- the LOC138033788 gene encoding uncharacterized protein: protein MAITSRVFQCLVYSLIIYSFSCDKFTEIAGEDPSRRNITERDGNKGTILNLDEAKQEISDARSFRFERLESRFERRRSSKGKTESSKPVDDEDDRLDEDTESSGDLMNSLQGDAASPADEKYDQNIYSSQLKLNSSASHALDRTSSSNSDLVVESTLSSAESILIGTVVSPRGANFTRSVTSAAIITTPPLPRTSVSSINVPGTVDIATVTTSTSSEEIYFRTNTTISATRDIIISRSTNVFFVNGSSSPTSRPTVLSTMQSTKFEGTTKEGHDVQSQQDPSPKSKQKNTLFGFVTIEILVALLAGAACTVILLIFLVYRFKKRNEGSYELQETLMLKPGASAEEKEVFV from the coding sequence ATGGCTATTACATCAAGGGTATTTCAATGTCTTGTGTACAGTTTGATAATTTATAGCTTCTCTTGCGATAAATTCACTGAAATCGCCGGCGAAGATCCCAGCAGACGAAACATAACAGAACGTGACGGGAACAAGGGAACTATTCTGAATTTAGACGAAGCCAAGCAGGAGATCAGCGATGCACGGAGCTTTCGCTTTGAACGACTTGAAAGCAGATTCGAGCGAAGGAGATCGAGCAAGGGCAAAACGGAATCTTCTAAACCTGTCGACGACGAGGACGATCGACTGGACGAAGACACAGAATCCAGCGGTGATTTGATGAATTCGCTCCAGGGTGATGCAGCTTCTCCGGCTGACGAAAAATATGATCAAAATATCTACTCGTCACAGCTGAAATTAAACAGTTCTGCCTCACATGCGCTTGACAGAACCTCGTCATCAAATAGTGACTTGGTTGTTGAGTCGACTCTTTCAAGCGCCGAGTCCATTTTGATCGGAACTGTGGTGTCTCCTCGAGGGGCGAATTTCACTCGTTCTGTAACGTCCGCTGCCATAATTACGACGCCTCCACTACCAAGGACTTCTGTATCAAGTATCAATGTACCTGGAACAGTCGATATCGCAACGGTTACTACGTCAACATCAAGCGAAGAAATCTATTTTCGAACAAATACAACCATATCCGCAACTCGCGATATTATTATTTCAAGATCAACGAATGTCTTCTTCGTAAATGGCTCTTCAAGCCCTACTTCGCGCCCAACAGTGCTGAGTACAATGCAATCGACGAAATTTGAAGGAACCACAAAAGAGGGACACGATGTGCAAAGTCAACAAGATCCTTCGCCGAAGTCAAAACAGAAGAATACTTTATTTGGTTTTGTAACAATTGAAATTCTTGTCGCCCTTCTCGCTGGCGCAGCGTGTACCGTTATATTGCTGATATTCCTTGTTTATCGCTTTAAAAAGCGCAACGAAGGAAGCTATGAGCTCCAGGAAACGCTAATGTTGAAACCGGGAGCCAGTGCTGAAGAGAAAGAAGTTTTCGTTTGA
- the LOC138033789 gene encoding fibroblast growth factor 2-like, translating to MASQQELAANVRRKTYLISRHGFALRVTKDGTVEASGCGTSDPFTILEMISVGPGEIVLRGESANRYIGMSPDGDLLTYNSLIEDCVFKEHHNMNGYSSFESRPYSGWFLALTNEGRAKPGPKTAPYQRAVEFLTGKVGQSIP from the exons ATGGCCTCTCAGCAAGAACTTGCAGCGAATGTCAGAAGAAAAACGTATCTGATTTCTCGTCACGGATTTGCACTACGAGTGACCAAAGACGGTACAGTCGAGGCAAGTGGATGTGGAACCAGCGATCCTTTTA caatcCTTGAGATGATCTCCGTAGGTCCGGGGGAGATTGTGTTACGAGGGGAATCGGCGAACAGATACATTGGAATGAGTCCTGATGGAGACCTTTTGACCTAC AATTCCCTAATCGAGGATTGTGTTTTCAAAGAACACCATAATATGAATGGATACAGTTCATTCGAGTCCAGGCCATATTCCGGCTGGTTCCTGGCGCTAACAAACGAAGGCAGAGCAAAGCCTGGACCCAAAACTGCGCCATATCAAAGAGCAGTGGAGTTCTTGACAGGAAAAGTCGGACAAAGTATTCCGTGA